The Methanohalophilus portucalensis genome window below encodes:
- a CDS encoding pantoate kinase, with translation MDPKQECVTCFAPGHITGFFTIHENDDPALKGTTGCGIVLNRGVTAKVGVGPDIKETEIFLNGSRKQAPVTSHLVTSLCCEPVRIESHADIPVGCGFGASGAGALATSYCLNDLFSLDMTQNELVEAAHIAEVVGGGGLGDVEAQANGGIVIRKRPAPVTKGGLLDRIVSPSFSVHCVALGKLSTKKTLADSSVTGNINIAGKTAMKNLLLSPTIEEFMRQSRSFSFELDLLSKGSKDIIEAVENVGGFASQAMLGDAVFAIAGPECTDAVIRDTMSEFGTVFSSTIAGTY, from the coding sequence ATGGATCCAAAACAAGAATGTGTAACATGCTTTGCTCCTGGCCACATTACAGGTTTTTTTACAATCCATGAAAACGATGATCCGGCCTTGAAGGGCACTACGGGGTGTGGTATAGTTCTTAACAGGGGGGTCACTGCAAAAGTAGGTGTAGGACCCGATATTAAAGAGACAGAGATCTTCCTGAATGGTTCAAGGAAACAAGCACCTGTAACTTCTCATCTGGTGACTTCTCTATGCTGTGAACCTGTAAGGATAGAATCTCATGCCGATATCCCCGTAGGCTGTGGTTTTGGTGCTTCCGGTGCAGGTGCACTGGCAACTTCCTATTGCTTAAATGACCTTTTCTCATTGGACATGACTCAAAATGAACTCGTGGAAGCCGCTCATATTGCCGAAGTTGTAGGAGGAGGTGGACTGGGTGATGTGGAAGCCCAGGCAAACGGCGGGATTGTTATCAGGAAAAGACCGGCTCCGGTTACAAAAGGAGGCCTGCTGGATCGTATAGTTTCTCCCTCATTTAGTGTACACTGCGTGGCTCTGGGTAAGTTGTCTACAAAAAAGACCCTTGCCGATTCCTCTGTGACTGGAAATATCAATATTGCAGGCAAAACCGCTATGAAAAACTTGCTACTGAGTCCGACCATTGAAGAATTTATGCGCCAATCCCGCAGTTTTAGTTTTGAACTGGACCTTTTGAGCAAAGGGTCAAAAGACATCATCGAGGCAGTGGAAAATGTTGGTGGATTTGCTTCACAGGCTATGCTTGGGGATGCGGTTTTTGCTATTGCTGGCCCGGAGTGTACTGATGCTGTCATCAGGGATACGATGAGTGAATTCGGAACAGTATTTAGCAGTACAATTGCAGGTACTTATTGA
- a CDS encoding DMT family transporter, whose product MIPVELMAIFFGLASAVSWGAGDFTGGCASRRTNVYSVVLVTQIVGVVLFPILAFVFSESLPPISKLLWGCLAGFFGTSGLLALYQGLVEGKMGIVAPVAAVISAIVPVIYSAFYEGFPQILRIAGFIFAFIAVWLIVSMDNGPKVKINDLKYPFLAGMGFGLFFISIDNFSETAIFWPLAFARGTALLMFVGFVTLTGSVKVKPSSIDVLPVIVLAGLFNTGGGTFFTLASEAGRLDITTILSSLSPGVTVMLAYFILKEKLAPRQWLGVASALFAIILMSI is encoded by the coding sequence ATGATCCCTGTTGAACTTATGGCAATCTTTTTTGGCCTTGCATCTGCCGTTTCCTGGGGAGCGGGTGATTTTACCGGCGGCTGTGCTTCAAGACGCACTAACGTATATTCAGTAGTTCTGGTAACCCAGATTGTAGGAGTTGTACTTTTTCCAATACTCGCATTTGTTTTCTCAGAAAGCCTGCCCCCAATAAGTAAATTGTTATGGGGATGTCTTGCAGGTTTTTTTGGAACATCCGGATTGTTAGCCCTCTATCAGGGATTGGTTGAAGGAAAAATGGGTATCGTTGCCCCGGTGGCTGCAGTGATATCGGCCATTGTCCCGGTAATTTACTCTGCGTTTTATGAAGGATTTCCGCAAATCCTGCGAATTGCAGGATTCATTTTTGCTTTTATAGCAGTGTGGCTTATTGTCAGCATGGATAACGGGCCAAAAGTCAAAATAAATGACCTGAAGTATCCTTTTCTAGCGGGAATGGGCTTTGGACTCTTTTTTATATCCATAGATAATTTCAGTGAAACTGCCATATTCTGGCCACTGGCCTTTGCCAGAGGAACAGCCCTTTTGATGTTTGTAGGTTTTGTCACACTGACAGGATCAGTGAAAGTGAAACCCTCCTCCATTGACGTACTGCCCGTAATTGTTCTTGCAGGACTTTTCAATACCGGAGGAGGTACATTCTTCACACTGGCTTCAGAAGCAGGCAGACTGGATATTACCACAATTCTATCCTCATTAAGCCCGGGTGTCACGGTAATGCTTGCATATTTTATATTAAAAGAAAAACTTGCCCCCAGACAGTGGTTAGGAGTGGCATCCGCCCTTTTTGCAATAATCCTTATGTCAATATGA
- the mtaA gene encoding methylcobamide:CoM methyltransferase MtaA: MTGITLKQRFLDSLAGKDVDKVPVCSVTQTGTIELMEATGSHWPEAHYDAEKMAALAIGGYEVAGLEAVRYPFDGTAIAQTLGCTIKEGTFDSQPSVLDNPCSNKEDVGKFNLPDNFLESERISTILDATEIVRERVGEDIPVVAGMLGPAAIAISLVGAKNYLMWSLTEPETMRELLGMGVEVCVEYSNALFERGVDAICMPDSEAGPDLLPPEYFESLVLPEYDKICSGTDGPMILHICGDATAILEPMARSGFEGLSIEEKVDAKYAKRIIGDRACLIGNVSPVDILLSTPAEEVKRQAKMCIEDGVDILAPGCGLAPYTSLENLKAFVEARDEYYKVLNPEL; encoded by the coding sequence ATGACAGGCATCACACTAAAACAAAGATTTTTGGATTCCCTTGCAGGAAAAGATGTTGACAAGGTACCGGTCTGTTCGGTAACCCAGACAGGTACAATTGAATTGATGGAAGCCACCGGCAGCCATTGGCCAGAGGCACATTATGATGCTGAAAAAATGGCTGCACTGGCTATAGGTGGGTATGAGGTGGCCGGTCTGGAAGCCGTACGTTATCCTTTTGACGGTACGGCCATAGCCCAGACTCTGGGATGCACGATAAAGGAAGGAACTTTTGATTCGCAACCATCTGTTCTTGACAATCCATGTAGTAATAAGGAGGATGTAGGGAAGTTCAATCTCCCGGATAATTTCCTGGAAAGTGAACGTATATCCACTATACTGGATGCCACGGAAATTGTCCGGGAAAGGGTTGGGGAAGACATACCTGTTGTTGCAGGCATGCTTGGTCCTGCTGCAATTGCTATCTCTCTTGTGGGTGCAAAGAATTACCTTATGTGGTCCCTCACTGAGCCGGAAACTATGCGTGAACTGCTCGGTATGGGTGTAGAAGTATGTGTTGAATATTCCAATGCCCTTTTCGAAAGGGGTGTGGATGCAATCTGTATGCCTGATTCCGAAGCAGGGCCGGACCTCTTACCTCCTGAATATTTTGAATCCCTGGTTCTTCCGGAATATGATAAAATCTGTTCCGGCACTGATGGGCCGATGATTTTGCACATATGCGGGGATGCCACCGCAATCCTCGAACCTATGGCACGTTCTGGATTTGAGGGGTTGAGTATTGAAGAAAAAGTGGATGCCAAATATGCCAAAAGGATAATTGGGGACAGGGCTTGTTTGATAGGCAACGTTTCGCCTGTAGATATCCTCCTTTCGACTCCTGCCGAAGAAGTGAAAAGACAGGCTAAGATGTGTATTGAAGACGGTGTGGATATTCTTGCTCCGGGCTGTGGACTTGCTCCATATACTTCACTTGAGAACCTGAAGGCTTTTGTGGAAGCAAGGGACGAGTACTATAAGGTTTTAAATCCCGAGTTATAA
- the ahcY gene encoding adenosylhomocysteinase, with protein sequence MVTNKDYKVKDIGLADSGRKQLNIAEQEMPGLMATREKYGPMKPLKGARISGSLHMTVQTAVLIETLVELGADVRWASCNIFSTQDEAAAAIADTGVPVFAWKGETLDDYWWCTKQALTWPDGKGPNLIVDDGGDATLMMHRGYAAEDDPSILDEPTDNKELIAQNEVLKKSLKEDPQFWHKAVADWKGVSEETTTGVHRLYHWERKGELLTPAINVNDSVTKSKFDNVYGCRESLVDAIKRGTDVMIAGKVAVVCGYGDVGKGSAAALANHKARVIITETDPICALQALMEGYDVMTVEDALSYGDIYVTTTGNCDVLTTEHMSNMKDQAIVCNIGHFDNEIQVDALNKMDNVKKVNIKPQVDEYQFPDGHSIYVLAEGRLVNLGLATGHPSFVMSNSFTNQTLAQIDLWESPKEVGVYRLSKVLDEEVARLHLEKLGAKLTKMSQEQAEYIGFPVEGPYKPEHYRY encoded by the coding sequence ATGGTTACAAATAAGGATTATAAAGTTAAAGATATTGGACTTGCTGACTCCGGTCGCAAGCAATTGAATATAGCTGAACAGGAAATGCCGGGTCTTATGGCCACACGTGAAAAGTACGGGCCTATGAAACCACTTAAAGGAGCACGTATAAGTGGCAGTCTTCACATGACTGTTCAAACTGCAGTTCTTATTGAAACACTGGTTGAACTCGGTGCAGATGTGCGCTGGGCATCATGTAATATTTTCTCGACCCAGGATGAAGCAGCAGCCGCAATAGCAGATACAGGTGTTCCAGTTTTTGCATGGAAGGGTGAAACACTTGATGATTACTGGTGGTGCACCAAACAGGCATTGACCTGGCCAGATGGTAAAGGACCAAATCTCATTGTGGATGATGGTGGAGATGCCACCCTGATGATGCATCGTGGGTATGCAGCAGAAGATGACCCTTCAATCCTTGATGAACCTACAGACAACAAGGAACTTATAGCCCAGAATGAAGTGCTTAAAAAATCCCTGAAGGAAGACCCTCAATTCTGGCATAAAGCAGTTGCTGACTGGAAGGGTGTTTCCGAGGAAACAACCACCGGTGTGCACAGGTTGTATCACTGGGAGAGGAAGGGAGAACTTCTTACACCTGCTATAAATGTCAATGACTCTGTAACCAAGAGTAAATTTGATAATGTCTACGGATGCAGGGAATCCCTTGTAGATGCCATAAAGCGTGGTACTGATGTGATGATTGCAGGTAAGGTTGCAGTGGTTTGTGGCTATGGTGATGTCGGTAAAGGCTCAGCAGCAGCACTGGCTAATCACAAGGCAAGAGTGATTATTACAGAAACCGATCCAATCTGCGCACTGCAGGCATTGATGGAAGGCTATGATGTTATGACTGTTGAGGATGCACTGTCCTATGGGGATATTTATGTGACCACAACAGGAAACTGTGATGTACTTACGACCGAACACATGTCTAACATGAAAGACCAGGCAATTGTCTGTAACATAGGCCATTTTGATAATGAGATTCAGGTTGATGCACTTAACAAGATGGATAATGTGAAAAAGGTCAACATCAAGCCACAGGTAGATGAATACCAGTTCCCTGATGGGCATTCTATATATGTGCTGGCAGAAGGCAGACTTGTCAATCTGGGTCTTGCAACCGGTCACCCGAGTTTTGTCATGTCAAACAGTTTCACAAACCAGACACTTGCACAGATCGATCTCTGGGAGAGTCCAAAGGAAGTTGGTGTTTATCGATTGTCAAAAGTGCTGGATGAAGAGGTTGCAAGGTTACACCTCGAAAAACTGGGTGCCAAATTGACCAAGATGTCACAGGAACAGGCTGAATACATCGGTTTCCCTGTTGAAGGGCCGTACAAGCCAGAACACTACCGCTACTAA
- a CDS encoding 4-phosphopantoate--beta-alanine ligase, which yields MTGIPQTHPRYHSLIARENIVEGVNKGITSIQGLVAQGRGECFDYLLGERTVPSALLAEKIASAMLLLADRPVISVNGNTSALVPEKMVELASVTGASLEVNLFHRTEERVSRIISHLESFGATRVLGARGDGRLDLEHARAIVDQEGIYSADVVLVPLEDGDRCQKLVEMGKTVIAIDLNPFSRTSKTATLTIVDNVDRAMVNLISYSRQLGICSHEELEEIAGDFDNAKFLREAVGELMENLKNQ from the coding sequence TTGACTGGCATTCCACAAACACATCCTCGTTATCATTCCCTGATTGCAAGGGAAAATATTGTTGAAGGTGTGAATAAAGGTATTACTAGTATACAGGGTCTTGTGGCTCAGGGCAGAGGTGAATGTTTTGACTACCTGCTTGGTGAAAGGACTGTCCCTTCTGCCTTACTTGCAGAAAAGATAGCTTCTGCAATGCTTCTCCTGGCAGATAGGCCGGTCATTTCGGTAAACGGCAATACATCTGCCCTTGTCCCTGAAAAAATGGTTGAGCTTGCATCTGTCACAGGGGCATCTCTTGAAGTCAATCTTTTTCACCGTACCGAGGAGAGGGTTTCTCGTATCATCTCTCATCTGGAATCCTTTGGTGCGACCCGTGTGCTTGGGGCACGAGGGGATGGCAGGCTTGATCTTGAACATGCCCGGGCTATTGTGGATCAGGAAGGAATCTACAGTGCAGATGTGGTTCTTGTTCCCCTGGAGGACGGGGATAGATGCCAGAAATTGGTGGAGATGGGTAAAACTGTTATTGCAATCGATTTGAATCCTTTCTCGCGCACATCAAAGACAGCCACCCTTACGATTGTGGACAATGTGGACCGTGCGATGGTAAACCTAATCAGCTATTCCCGGCAACTTGGAATATGTAGCCATGAAGAGCTTGAGGAAATTGCAGGAGATTTTGATAACGCTAAATTTCTCAGAGAAGCTGTTGGAGAACTAATGGAGAATCTTAAGAATCAGTGA
- a CDS encoding HD domain-containing protein, with amino-acid sequence MKVIILDIIEITRDYVSDVLSDEPSSHDMGHVERVESLCMYIGEKEGGNPDVLRLAALLHDVGVVREHEEGGDHALYGAEIADSFLADKEVDEKTIEHVVSCIRTHRFSRGMIPESIEGQILQDADRIDALGAVGIFRSLVSMGALRGLKHANGTVKESSMNAYAQNPFEGFEEYMERKPFKIMDRLNTHTSRDIATERLKIMETFLEQLKKEVY; translated from the coding sequence GTGAAGGTGATCATTCTGGATATTATTGAAATCACAAGAGATTATGTGTCAGATGTACTCTCCGATGAACCCAGTAGCCACGATATGGGTCACGTGGAGCGGGTCGAATCCCTTTGCATGTATATAGGGGAAAAGGAAGGGGGAAATCCTGATGTATTGAGGCTTGCTGCCCTATTGCATGATGTGGGGGTTGTTCGCGAACATGAGGAAGGTGGTGATCATGCATTGTATGGTGCTGAAATCGCAGATTCTTTTCTGGCTGACAAAGAAGTTGATGAAAAAACCATTGAACACGTTGTATCCTGCATACGTACTCACAGATTCAGCCGGGGTATGATTCCCGAATCAATCGAAGGGCAAATTCTACAGGATGCGGATAGGATTGATGCCCTGGGTGCGGTAGGTATTTTCAGGTCACTGGTTTCAATGGGGGCTTTGCGAGGCTTAAAACATGCCAATGGTACTGTGAAGGAAAGTTCCATGAATGCCTATGCACAAAACCCTTTTGAAGGTTTTGAAGAATATATGGAAAGGAAGCCTTTTAAGATAATGGATCGTCTGAACACACATACTTCCAGGGATATTGCAACAGAGAGGCTGAAAATTATGGAAACTTTCCTTGAACAGCTCAAAAAGGAAGTTTATTGA
- a CDS encoding amidohydrolase family protein codes for MADTLIKNGYILTMDPDSGDLKKGEVAIENGRIVYVGLSYNGKADKIIDASGSVVMPGLVNTHNHAGMTLLRGYADDLPLAEWLEDYIWPVEAKLGPEEIYAGVRLACLEMIKSGTTTFADMYIHEQAAARAVEDCGIRAALSYGMIDFGDPERAESSLLKGRNFVKDFNGAANGRISAMYGPHAPHTCSQQFLQDVREQARKDDVKVHIHVLETEAELNQMKEKYGKCSVNMLHDIGFFDSDVLAAHCIWLSGGDMDILAETGVHVSHDPVSNMKTAAGIAPVPQLLEKGVNVSLSTDGCASNNNLDMFGVMKMTALLHKVNSMDLTVIDARKVLEMATVNGAKALGIEAGMIKEGYYGDLIVVDMKRPHLTPLYDVDSHLVYSALGSDVTTVLVDGKVLMENGQVLCMDEYEIMVEASKAAKKTDSQHLIDVLGLNNPSSDQ; via the coding sequence ATGGCTGATACTTTGATCAAGAACGGGTACATCCTTACTATGGATCCTGATTCAGGAGATCTCAAAAAAGGGGAGGTTGCCATTGAAAATGGCAGGATTGTCTATGTGGGTCTTTCTTATAATGGCAAGGCAGACAAAATAATAGATGCAAGCGGTTCGGTCGTCATGCCCGGTCTGGTAAATACCCATAATCATGCAGGTATGACACTTTTAAGGGGTTATGCCGATGATCTGCCACTTGCAGAATGGCTTGAGGATTATATCTGGCCCGTGGAAGCAAAATTGGGTCCGGAAGAAATCTATGCAGGGGTTAGGCTGGCATGCCTGGAGATGATAAAATCCGGAACAACCACCTTTGCTGACATGTATATTCATGAGCAGGCAGCTGCCCGTGCAGTTGAGGATTGTGGTATACGTGCAGCCCTTTCCTATGGTATGATTGATTTTGGAGATCCAGAAAGGGCAGAATCTTCCCTATTAAAAGGCAGGAACTTTGTAAAGGATTTCAATGGTGCAGCCAATGGGCGCATATCTGCCATGTATGGCCCTCATGCTCCTCATACTTGCTCTCAGCAATTCCTGCAGGATGTGCGTGAGCAGGCTCGCAAGGATGATGTAAAAGTTCACATCCATGTGCTTGAAACTGAAGCTGAACTGAACCAGATGAAAGAGAAGTATGGGAAGTGTTCGGTTAACATGCTTCATGACATTGGTTTTTTTGACAGTGATGTACTTGCTGCTCATTGTATCTGGCTTTCGGGGGGAGATATGGACATTTTGGCTGAAACCGGAGTTCATGTGAGCCATGATCCTGTGAGTAATATGAAAACGGCAGCAGGTATAGCACCGGTCCCACAACTGCTTGAAAAGGGTGTGAATGTGTCCCTGAGTACCGATGGATGTGCTTCAAACAATAATCTTGATATGTTCGGGGTAATGAAAATGACTGCACTGCTCCATAAGGTAAACAGTATGGACCTAACTGTCATTGATGCCCGGAAAGTGCTTGAGATGGCCACTGTAAACGGGGCAAAGGCACTTGGAATTGAGGCCGGTATGATCAAAGAAGGCTACTACGGCGATTTGATTGTTGTGGATATGAAACGTCCGCATCTCACTCCATTGTATGATGTCGATTCGCATCTTGTATATTCGGCTCTTGGTAGTGATGTCACAACCGTGTTGGTGGACGGGAAAGTGCTCATGGAAAACGGTCAGGTTCTATGTATGGATGAATATGAGATAATGGTGGAAGCTTCTAAAGCTGCAAAAAAAACTGATAGTCAGCATCTGATTGATGTTCTGGGTTTGAATAATCCTTCATCTGATCAATAA
- the metK gene encoding methionine adenosyltransferase codes for MSKLKYDHVFTSEAVGAGHPDKICDQVSDAVLDACLEADPNSRVACETLVAHDLVVNAGEITCKGMEQIDTENIAREVVRDIGYDHKDLLFWDKSFEYISKIHEQSPDISMGVTEGTGLYEEQGAGDQGMMFGYATNETDEYMPAPIAFSHRLLRYLDSIRQEGRVSYLRPDAKSQVSVKYVNGKPDHITAVVVSQQTDDIPLETVRNDMVGFINEVLEPTGMLRSDTEYYINPTGGFVLGGPYADAGLTGRKIIVDTYGGVGSHGGGAFSGKDPSKVDRSAAYYARYVAKNIVAAGLADKCEIQVAYAIGVAKPLSINVDTYGTGVIEDQEIQDVLESGEIFDFRPAALIEDLNLLHPKGWSYRQASSYGHFGRNIFPWEQLDKVDSLKAKFHLNGVK; via the coding sequence ATGAGCAAACTCAAATATGACCACGTATTTACTTCAGAAGCGGTCGGTGCAGGACATCCAGATAAGATATGTGATCAGGTGTCTGATGCAGTTCTGGATGCATGTCTGGAAGCTGATCCTAACAGTCGTGTGGCATGTGAAACACTTGTAGCCCATGACCTTGTGGTAAATGCAGGTGAAATTACCTGTAAAGGTATGGAACAGATTGATACAGAGAATATAGCACGTGAAGTTGTTCGTGATATAGGATATGATCATAAGGACCTTCTTTTCTGGGACAAATCCTTTGAATACATTTCAAAAATCCACGAACAATCCCCTGATATTTCTATGGGAGTTACCGAGGGCACAGGGTTATATGAAGAGCAGGGTGCAGGGGACCAGGGTATGATGTTTGGTTATGCTACCAATGAAACAGATGAATACATGCCTGCTCCAATTGCGTTCAGTCACAGGTTACTCCGATACCTGGATTCTATCCGTCAGGAAGGTAGAGTATCCTACTTAAGACCGGATGCCAAATCACAAGTTTCAGTGAAATATGTAAATGGAAAACCTGACCACATAACAGCTGTAGTGGTATCACAGCAGACTGATGATATCCCTCTTGAAACAGTTCGTAATGACATGGTAGGATTTATCAATGAAGTCCTGGAGCCAACCGGCATGTTGAGGTCAGATACCGAGTATTACATAAACCCAACAGGCGGATTCGTTCTAGGAGGTCCCTATGCAGATGCAGGACTAACCGGACGTAAGATCATCGTGGATACCTATGGAGGAGTAGGCAGCCATGGTGGAGGAGCTTTCTCGGGTAAGGATCCTTCCAAGGTTGATCGTTCAGCAGCATACTATGCAAGATATGTCGCCAAAAACATAGTTGCAGCAGGTCTTGCCGATAAATGTGAAATCCAGGTGGCCTATGCCATTGGTGTCGCAAAGCCTCTCAGTATCAATGTTGATACCTATGGTACAGGTGTAATAGAAGACCAGGAAATCCAGGATGTACTGGAATCCGGTGAAATATTTGATTTCAGACCGGCAGCCCTGATAGAAGATCTGAATTTACTGCATCCTAAAGGTTGGTCATACAGGCAAGCATCTTCCTATGGTCATTTTGGAAGGAACATTTTCCCTTGGGAACAACTTGACAAGGTAGATAGCCTCAAAGCAAAATTCCATCTCAATGGCGTAAAATGA
- the coaBC gene encoding bifunctional phosphopantothenoylcysteine decarboxylase/phosphopantothenate--cysteine ligase CoaBC — MHSTLWIKGTKSKSLEGKTVVLAVTGSIAAVRVVELARELIRNGANVYAVMSEAATRILHPDALHYATGHEVITDITGGVEHVGMCGIQGMADLLLIAPATANTISKIAMGIDDTPVTTFATTAIGSGVATIVVPAMHQSMYDHPAVHSNLEKLESYGISLVGPRVEEGIAKISPNDDIVLAVERELMGKKLAGKKIVLTSGATAEIIDPIRILTNRASGKTGQELAREAFRRGGDVTIIHRNEMNVDGINEVYAESAASMLDNCMKEIDRGCDVFISSAAISDYTLDSSRSKIKSGQNLILEMQPTEKILPQVRGNHPGIVIVGFKAETGVVEKELVGSATRMLEEYGLDMVVANDVGGGGMGTSDNSVYILQDGLSASHYSGSKRYLASVIMDRLEQILL, encoded by the coding sequence ATGCATTCTACACTATGGATCAAAGGAACTAAAAGTAAATCCCTTGAGGGAAAGACCGTTGTGCTGGCAGTTACCGGCAGTATTGCAGCCGTGAGGGTTGTGGAACTGGCACGTGAATTAATACGCAACGGTGCAAATGTCTATGCTGTCATGAGTGAAGCAGCCACGCGTATTCTCCATCCTGATGCATTACATTATGCTACCGGTCATGAAGTGATCACGGATATAACCGGGGGGGTGGAGCATGTGGGGATGTGCGGGATACAGGGTATGGCGGATCTTTTATTGATAGCTCCGGCAACGGCGAATACTATAAGCAAAATCGCAATGGGAATTGATGATACGCCTGTAACAACTTTTGCAACCACTGCTATTGGTAGTGGGGTGGCCACGATAGTTGTACCTGCAATGCATCAGTCCATGTATGATCATCCTGCGGTGCATTCCAATCTCGAAAAACTTGAGAGTTATGGAATCAGTTTGGTTGGTCCCCGTGTAGAGGAAGGGATCGCCAAGATATCTCCAAATGATGATATTGTCCTGGCAGTTGAAAGGGAACTTATGGGAAAAAAGCTTGCAGGCAAGAAAATAGTGCTGACATCCGGTGCAACTGCTGAAATAATTGATCCTATCCGTATACTCACAAACCGGGCTTCCGGCAAAACAGGTCAGGAATTGGCAAGGGAGGCTTTCCGGCGGGGCGGGGATGTTACAATAATCCACAGGAATGAAATGAATGTGGATGGTATAAATGAGGTTTATGCAGAAAGTGCAGCCAGTATGCTGGATAACTGCATGAAAGAAATAGATCGGGGATGCGATGTATTCATAAGTTCGGCTGCGATATCGGATTATACACTTGATTCTTCAAGATCCAAAATAAAATCAGGTCAGAACCTTATTCTTGAAATGCAACCCACAGAAAAGATATTGCCACAGGTACGAGGTAATCATCCCGGCATAGTGATTGTGGGTTTTAAAGCTGAAACCGGTGTTGTTGAAAAAGAGCTTGTGGGAAGTGCGACCCGTATGCTTGAAGAATATGGCCTTGACATGGTTGTTGCCAATGATGTGGGGGGAGGGGGAATGGGCACCTCTGATAATTCTGTATATATCCTGCAGGATGGGCTTTCAGCATCTCATTATAGTGGTTCCAAACGTTACCTCGCATCTGTAATAATGGACCGGCTTGAGCAAATCCTGTTGTGA
- a CDS encoding DUF7109 family protein, with protein MISIEELSGIIDVLGAATIHEITCTAQEITYARDDEPPTEEDILKMCEKACSRHFLENVTCEEIIGMENTEGAEYFILGPDAFPEYPQELSDALDMLGLEKRELDMGKVAARFKRRLKMRTTHLENMINEVQTPAEPEYIEDLEHKYMDLVNIYYDFDTWVPDALTEIEENIFSLSARIEELKEA; from the coding sequence ATGATTTCAATCGAAGAACTTTCCGGGATAATTGATGTACTGGGAGCAGCCACAATACACGAGATTACCTGCACTGCCCAGGAAATCACCTATGCAAGGGATGATGAACCCCCTACAGAGGAAGATATACTCAAGATGTGTGAAAAGGCCTGTTCCAGACATTTTCTGGAAAACGTAACCTGTGAAGAAATAATAGGGATGGAAAACACAGAGGGGGCAGAATATTTTATTCTGGGACCAGACGCGTTTCCTGAATATCCACAGGAATTGAGTGATGCACTTGATATGCTTGGGTTAGAAAAAAGAGAACTGGACATGGGAAAAGTAGCAGCACGCTTTAAAAGAAGATTGAAGATGCGGACCACACATCTGGAGAACATGATCAATGAAGTGCAGACCCCTGCAGAACCTGAATACATAGAGGATCTGGAGCACAAATACATGGACCTTGTAAATATTTACTATGATTTTGATACATGGGTTCCTGATGCACTCACTGAGATAGAGGAAAATATATTCTCATTGAGTGCGCGGATAGAGGAACTTAAAGAGGCATAA
- a CDS encoding 23S rRNA (uridine(2552)-2'-O)-methyltransferase, whose translation MARHRRDTYYWRAKAEGYRSRAAYKLQQINKKFNVIREDSDVVDLGAAPGGWLEVARELTKRKVVGVDILRIKPMDRITIIRGDITREETANQIKEAVGEEGADTVICDAAPNLSGNWNLDHARSIALAESALECATRILKPQGNFVVKVFQGDMFKEYLDKVRGEFTYVRAHSPEASRSESAEIYVVGKKFLTAPIRKGEEYDVVIERIGSGGDGTAFVEGFVVFISDTEKGEKVRIKVRDVKPNFAFADVIQRLESPEEEEK comes from the coding sequence ATGGCAAGGCATAGAAGAGATACATATTACTGGCGTGCAAAAGCCGAAGGTTATCGCTCAAGAGCAGCCTACAAACTCCAGCAGATTAACAAGAAATTTAATGTTATCAGAGAAGACAGTGATGTTGTAGATCTCGGAGCCGCTCCGGGTGGGTGGCTTGAAGTCGCAAGGGAACTGACAAAAAGGAAAGTTGTCGGTGTAGACATATTGCGCATCAAGCCAATGGACAGAATAACCATAATTCGCGGTGATATTACCCGGGAAGAGACTGCAAATCAGATCAAGGAAGCAGTAGGAGAAGAAGGAGCTGATACTGTTATCTGTGATGCTGCACCCAATCTTTCAGGAAACTGGAACCTGGATCATGCACGCTCCATCGCTTTGGCCGAATCAGCACTTGAATGTGCAACCCGCATCCTTAAACCCCAGGGAAATTTTGTTGTAAAAGTATTCCAGGGAGATATGTTCAAGGAATACCTGGATAAAGTAAGAGGTGAATTTACCTATGTCCGGGCCCATTCACCAGAGGCTTCAAGGTCAGAAAGTGCCGAAATATACGTCGTAGGCAAAAAATTCCTTACCGCACCAATCAGGAAAGGAGAGGAATATGATGTTGTTATCGAAAGAATAGGATCCGGCGGCGACGGTACTGCTTTTGTGGAAGGGTTTGTAGTATTCATCTCCGATACTGAAAAAGGAGAAAAAGTGCGCATAAAGGTAAGAGATGTAAAACCCAATTTTGCTTTTGCAGATGTTATACAGAGACTGGAAAGTCCTGAAGAAGAAGAAAAATGA